A genomic region of Kluyveromyces marxianus DMKU3-1042 DNA, complete genome, chromosome 5 contains the following coding sequences:
- the GYP5 gene encoding GTPase-activating protein GYP5 yields the protein MDSIEFSGLKWSQRHWSTVFNMSDHEEINEDTKSVASGDVRSENGVEKDIKDEENVTASPESDEDKADINNDKQAEVNADNSEHSNEEPSEKEPEAIPAETGNESLDEGNHSINPEEATSNEPADASESVEASSKAEEHEEFHDTQGSETVQVKDETEEDEDKDSVSDASLLKNKQDDLEQKIESFSEKPEPPKLPPRTHIASGSVSPPQLPPRSHVANSMSGPIHTVPPPLTEEMKSPEFRTHFNKHKRSDSSDFDLILNRFIQNETELELRDEKERENAKKGTETLIEEYDELVDHTEKELVDIDWPFWSKLVHSFSEVVKEDSKKLESEVGKGIPPQIRGIVWQLLTSSNYKEMEEFYNSLLAIESPHEKGIRRDLSRTNFIPEGKSDSLFNVLKAYSLYDPPVGYTQGMAFIATTLILNCDEEWQAFSLLTKLMKVYGFRSLFLPGMPGLMLKLYQFDTLLEEHDPQLYNHLLRQGIRSTMFATQWFLTMFAYKFPLDFVLRIMDIVILEGIESILKFSLNLMIKNSRNMIVLTFDSLLDFLKEDLFQYYASEENPEGYDIDKFISDSLEIKITPLQLERYCKEFEEIHKLETEKEQRYEEQRIKNRELQKELKRLEHDYALVNKEHVAIANELIENRLRMETLQDENRDLQQEIQDLQKQLEREIYKQTLPNPDAEIPTDLKEDLNKTMERNLQVMTENQELRERLDQLEKENYELRTGKTWTKEATSPRGSRLGSWAFKTPWK from the coding sequence ATGGACAGTATTGAGTTCAGTGGTTTGAAGTGGTCTCAGAGACATTGGAGCACGGTTTTCAATATGTCAGACcatgaagaaataaatgAGGATACCAAATCTGTAGCTTCTGGCGATGTTAGGAGCGAGAATGGCgttgaaaaagatattaaGGATGAGGAGAATGTGACTGCATCACCTGAATCGGATGAAGATAAAGCCGATATAAATAACGATAAGCAAGCTGAAGTCAATGCTGATAATAGTGAACATTCTAATGAGGAACCATCAGAAAAGGAACCTGAAGCGATTCCGGCGGAGACTGGTAATGAAAGCTTGGATGAGGGGAATCATTCCATAAACCCCGAAGAAGCAACTTCAAATGAGCCAGCTGACGCTTCTGAGAGTGTAGAAGCAAGCAGTAAAGCTGAAGAACATGAGGAATTTCATGATACACAGGGATCTGAAACTGTCCAAGTTAAAGACGAGACTGAGGAGGATGAGGATAAGGATAGTGTATCAGATGCCAGTCTTCTGAAGAATAAGCAGGATGATCTGGAACAGAAGATTGAATCATTTAGTGAGAAGCCAGAGCCACCAAAACTTCCTCCTAGAACCCATATTGCATCGGGATCTGTTTCGCCTCCACAGTTACCTCCTAGATCACACGTAGCGAATTCCATGTCGGGGCCAATTCACACTGTCCCACCTCCATTGACTGAAGAGATGAAATCCCCAGAATTCCGTACGCATTTTAACAAGCACAAACGTTCAGATAGCAGTGACTTTGACTTAATTTTGAACCGTTTCATTCAGAATGAAACCGAATTAGAATTGAGGGACGAGAAGGAGCGTGAAAATGCTAAAAAGGGTACCGAAACGTTAATAGAAGAATACGATGAACTGGTTGACCATACAGAGAAAGAGTTGGTCGATATCGATTGGCCATTCTGGAGCAAGTTGGTGCATAGTTTCAGCGAAGTAGTGAAAGAGGACTCTAAAAAATTAGAATCTGAAGTTGGGAAGGGTATTCCACCTCAGATTCGTGGTATTGTATGGCAACTATTAACAAGCTCTAATTACAAGGAAATGGAAGAGTTCTATAATTCACTACTAGCTATTGAATCCCCACACGAGAAAGGTATCAGAAGAGATTTGTCCAGAACGAACTTTATCCCAGAAGGAAAGAGCGATTCTTTATTCAACGTGTTGAAAGCTTACTCATTATACGACCCTCCTGTGGGATACACTCAAGGCATGGCTTTTATCGCTACAACTTTAATTTTGAACTGTGACGAGGAATGGCAGgctttctctttgttgaCGAAACTTATGAAGGTGTATGGATTCAGATCGTTATTCTTGCCTGGAATGCCAGGTCTAATGTTAAAATTGTATCAATTTGATACACTCTTAGAAGAGCATGATCCACAATTGTACAATCATTTGTTAAGACAAGGAATAAGATCTACTATGTTTGCAACCCAATGGTTCCTAACTATGTTCGCATACAAGTTCCCTCTAGATTTTGTTCTCAGAATCATGGATATCGTTATACTTGAGGGTATCGAGTCTATTTTAAAGTTCagtttgaatttgatgattAAGAACAGTCGTAATATGATTGTTTTGACATTTGACTCGCTTTTAGACTTCTTGAAGGAAGACTTGTTCCAATATTATGCTTCTGAAGAGAACCCAGAAGGTTACGATATTGACAAGTTCATCTCGGACTCGttggaaatcaaaatcacACCGCTACAATTGGAAAGATATTgtaaagaatttgaagaaattcaCAAGCTGGAAACAGAGAAGGAGCAAAGGTATGAGGaacaaagaatcaagaacCGTGAATTGCAaaaggaattgaaaagaCTCGAGCATGATTACGCACTTGTGAATAAAGAACACGTTGCTATTGCTAACGAACTAATTGAAAACAGACTACGGATGGAAACATTGCAAGACGAGAACCGGGATTTGCAACAAGAGATTCAAGACCTCCAAAAGCAACTTGAACGTGAAATCTACAAGCAAACACTTCCTAATCCTGATGCAGAAATTCCAACGGACTTAAAGGAGGATTTGAACAAGACCATGGAAAGAAACCTGCAAGTTATGACAGAAAACCAGGAACTCAGAGAACGTCTGGACCAATTGGAAAAGGAGAACTATGAATTACGTACGGGAAAAACCTGGACTAAAGAAGCAACTAGTCCAAGAGGAAGCCGTCTGGGATCCTGGGCATTCAAGACACCATGGAAATGA
- the GAL4 gene encoding galactose-responsive transcription factor GAL4 has translation MRKYKVVKDVSGSRSGSGGPTGGGSGSSSGDLVHAKVESRRGDSQMRREPGIPELDEMKKENERSEHGSRNGSQNAKEGSAGESGDNSMHRACDACRKRKLKCSKTLPKCDTCLKNKWECTYSPRVARSPLTRAHLTAMENRVVELEQFLQQLFPGWDIDKLLQQKDVYRVRELLVGGSTGATTAVGPGTSIPFKQAQQTPGFQLQAPLATTGATQGPPQGTLRQNQQFTSMGQRGTGTGTGTGSGAAIATSTSSSGMYPVMGNFSGSSMPPVTATFFQWYESENTIDNSYFSKDSIRHWLNQLLTSENIMHIPAKRINDTLQQANVNNQRSPVIINNDISHHTSDVRAAAAAGAAGAGASQSRANIPLITGSTGTGPAVSSNSGTGPSSDSTTASNTSGKNAMSAMDIPDPTFLTKRETTSSYIDAFFKHYHPFYPFIDEDRFFAQYNDQIQPPNMEIWQILLNTVLTLGAWCLNSNGTHDTFYFENALSYLSATVFQTGTIDLTCALLLLTHYVYKIQKPNTAWTLLGLCSHMATSLGLHRELPNLSLQAQQIRRTIWWTIYCTECDLTVETGRPSQLPNLQSIDAILPVSSAGLNEPSIYSSIIQESQWSKIVQQMLTENAYQHSAADCLVWFDSIQEFVNMRPIPSTEAELKALNETQLAWLPLAKFRPYWIFHCSLIALFTRFFQAEPSNDSNVARCKELCLQLSSRNILSLLTFVRTYRLNSLSCWYATHYLIRSSLVPLYFTAQVSPQHPFWDSVKTQMIAAHEAMEALSQQSPLALQFDKILNKNCSELLQREGINNKNQVLPPTPSLQSTSFSDLLSLWSTNTDDAPKNGAPSQQSTTITDSLLQSSTTQMRPNPSGWQEINTFLNPSTQHLFNTTTMDDVYNYIFDNEE, from the coding sequence ATGCGGAAATATAAGGTGGTGAAAGACGTGAGCGGGAGCAGGAGCGGGTCTGGAGGGCCGACAGGAGGTGGTAGTGGAAGTAGTAGTGGTGATTTAGTTCATGCCAAGGTGGAATCGCGTCGTGGAGACTCGCAAATGCGTCGCGAACCGGGGATTCCGGAGTTGGATgagatgaagaaagagaatgaaaGAAGCGAGCATGGGTCGCGAAACGGGAGCCAGAACGCCAAGGAGGGGTCTGCAGGCGAATCTGGAGATAATTCGATGCATAGGGCGTGTGATGCTTGTCGCAAGAGGAAGTTGAAGTGTTCCAAGACGCTACCGAAGTGTGACACatgtttgaagaacaagtgGGAGTGCACGTACTCGCCGCGTGTGGCTAGGTCGCCGCTTACGCGGGCGCACTTAACGGCTATGGAGAATCGTGTGGTTGAATTGGAACAGTTTCTCCAGCAGTTGTTCCCTGGGTGGGATATCGATAAGTTGTTGCAGCAGAAAGACGTGTACAGGGTCCGCGAGTTGCTTGTCGGGGGCAGTACTGGTGCTACGACAGCAGTGGGTCCTGGGACGTCCATACCGTTTAAACAGGCACAACAGACCCCGGGGTTCCAACTTCAAGCGCCGCTTGCAACTACGGGAGCCACTCAGGGTCCACCACAAGGGACCCTTCGGCAGAACCAGCAGTTCACATCGATGGGCCAGCGTGGCACTGGAACTGGCACTGGCACTGGAAGTGGTGCGGCTATCgcaacatcaacatcatcTTCTGGTATGTACCCCGTCATGGGAAACTTCTCTGGCTCTAGCATGCCCCCAGTAACAGCAACGTTCTTCCAGTGGTACGAGAGCGAAAACACCATCGATAATAGCTACTTCAGCAAGGACTCCATCAGACACTGGTTGAACCAGCTTCTCACTTCGGAAAACATCATGCACATACCGgcaaaaagaattaatgATACTTTGCAACAAGCAAACGTGAACAATCAAAGATCACctgtaataataaataatgaCATTAGCCATCACACATCGGACGTCCgcgcagcagcagcagccgGAGCAGCCGGAGCAGGGGCTTCACAATCAAGAGCAAATATACCACTAATAACTGGGTCAACCGGAACTGGCCCTGCTGTGAGCTCGAATTCAGGGACAGGACCATCATCGGATAGCACTACGGCATCGAATACCTCCGGCAAGAATGCCATGTCCGCTATGGACATACCGGACCCAACATTCTTGACCAAAAGAGAGACTACGTCTAGCTACATTGACgctttcttcaaacatTACCATCCGTTCTATCCATTCATTGACGAAGACAGGTTCTTTGCTCAGTATAACGATCAAATCCAACCACCCAATATGGAAATATGGCAAATATTGCTTAATACTGTCTTGACTTTAGGCGCATGGTGCCTCAACTCAAACGGCACACACGACACTTTCTACTTTGAGAATGCATTATCGTACCTATCTGCTACAGTGTTCCAAACAGGTACCATTGACCTAACCTGCGcacttcttttgttgacGCATTACGTCTACAAGATCCAGAAGCCAAACACGGCGTGGACCTTGTTGGGGCTTTGCTCCCACATGGCAACTTCTTTGGGACTACATCGTGAGCTCCCAAACTTGTCCCTACAAGCACAGCAAATCCGTAGAACAATATGGTGGACCATTTATTGCACCGAGTGCGATCTCACAGTTGAAACTGGTAGACCCTCACAACTACCAAATCTACAATCCATTGACGCTATCTTGCCAGTTTCTTCAGCAGGGCTGAACGAACCAAGCATATACTCCTCGATTATCCAAGAATCGCAATGGTCAAAAATAGTCCAGCAGATGCTGACTGAAAACGCATATCAACACAGCGCGGCGGACTGTCTTGTATGGTTTGATAGCATCCAAGAATTTGTCAACATGAGACCAATTCCAAGCACAGAAGCCGAATTGAAGGCCCTTAACGAAACCCAATTGGCTTGGCTCCCATTGGCCAAATTTAGACCTTACTGGATCTTCCATTGCTCTTTGATTGCGTTGTTCACAAGGTTCTTCCAAGCAGAGCCTTCCAACGACTCAAACGTCGCAAGGTGCAAGGAACTCTGTCTTCAGCTATCAAGCAGGAACATTCTCAGTTTGTTGACATTTGTAAGGACCTACAGGCTCAACTCACTTTCGTGCTGGTACGCTACACACTACTTAATAAGAAGCTCTCTCGTGCCGCTATATTTCACAGCACAGGTTTCTCCACAACATCCGTTCTGGGACTCCGTCAAGACACAAATGATAGCAGCACACGAGGCCATGGAAGCACTTTCCCAACAGTCTCCACTGGCATTGCAATTTGACAAGATTCTCAACAAAAACTGTTCAGAACTACTACAAAGAGAGGgcatcaacaacaaaaaccaGGTCCTTCCACCAACACCATCTCTACAATCAACAAGTTTCTCCGATTTGCTGTCTCTCTGGTCAACAAACACCGATGACGCCCCAAAGAACGGTGCGCCATCTCAGcaatcaacaacaattaCAGACTCTCTACTGCAATCTTCTACTACTCAAATGAGACCAAACCCATCAGGATGGCAGGAAATTAATACTTTCTTGAATCCATCAACCCAACACCTATTCAACACTACTACAATGGACGATGTTTACAACTATATCTTTGATAACGAGGAATga
- a CDS encoding GAL4 domain-containing family protein: MILGNNSVDEMPALIGSGRGSVKVRYRKTKRVKEKNEETIVVERRSNNGCLTCRDRHKKCNEQRPICSGCRENFLNCVWRDHEEHQEASHMFLNFRIDEWKVRKKHKKRTSYYFAASPKLSFYNLTTSEDAVAIVDEENGSLEKLERFPTVRQLGVYDDDEEELNVEDGNGDFTTDVPTTDVPFLDASTIWLSRQVTPHLTDSLQILNSSIEKAIEDYTPNDISPEVREENTFYNYLFDDTHPLAQKFDSVMKSLNRGEFDVIPKYCTDELFLLYIAVKHWLVGVGPQETHPLLTTQSTFTRNFQDNPVLKEVFLCCGATFMEYYDSEIFSKLSTELYQSSLTLIKKYLEDNPEENNKPWLLASYQLLCLRNKTAINSTVNDCVQCLSNSYQVIKSPYYLSKIKSISTTKEKYVEELVLEIEHDTSLEKPELEPHDRMYLESFIYNYSVALLWAVDISKLPNPYSVYEVLGKSLRCFIYQCDFRWMNNPVVGASSEAFEILAKVSYIARLPLPLEKNGIWYKRALQLQKQAYYHTPSILPNLDQAKIGEKMYNRCKVNLLVGEIVAKTSFLLISKVIEYKKFDILSCQKLVSEIVRNIEKIPKGDLIWAILTWSVIVCGVFATETENQKKLLSFLDYIRDKFHMLHLFNSKIFLFKAWELPINDRLDILFDRDNLTRVNA, from the coding sequence ATGATCTTAGGGAATAATAGTGTGGATGAGATGCCGGCTTTAATTGGATCGGGAAGAGGTAGTGTTAAGGTTAGATACCGGAAAACTAAACGTGTGAAGGagaagaatgaagaaaCTATAGTTGTTGAAAGACGGTCGAATAATGGATGTTTGACATGCAGAGATAGACACAAGAAATGTAATGAACAACGCCCAATTTGTAGTGGATGTCGGGAGAACTTCCTCAATTGTGTCTGGAGGGATCATGAGGAGCATCAGGAGGCATCTCatatgtttttgaatttccGTATTGATGAGTGGAAAGTGAGGAAGAAGCATAAGAAAAGGACAAGTTATTATTTTGCTGCTTCGCCGAAGTTGAGTTTTTATAACTTGACGACTTCGGAGGACGCTGTTGCGATTGTTGACGAGGAAAATGGTAGTCTGGAGAAGCTGGAAAGGTTCCCAACAGTACGGCAGCTTGGGGtgtatgatgatgatgaggaagaattgaacGTGGAAGATGGAAATGGCGATTTTACTACGGATGTTCCCACCACAGATGTCCCGTTCCTCGATGCATCAACTATATGGCTCTCACGACAAGTGACCCCTCATCTGACGGACTCATTGCAGATATTGAATTCATCCATCGAGAAAGCTATCGAAGACTATACGCCTAACGATATAAGCCCTGAAGTACGCGAAGAGAATACTTTTTATAATTACTTGTTTGATGATACCCACCCTTTGGCACAGAAATTTGACTCTGTTATGAAATCTTTGAACCGGGGAGAGTTTGATGTGATTCCAAAGTACTGTACAGATGAGTTATTTTTATTGTACATCGCAGTGAAACACTGGCTTGTTGGAGTTGGTCCACAGGAAACGCATCCATTATTAACTACACAATCTACATTCACCAGAAATTTCCAAGACAACCCAGTATTAAAAGAAGTGTTTTTGTGCTGTGGGGCTACCTTTATGGAATATTACGATTCGgaaatcttttcaaagctttCTACAGAGTTGTACCAAAGTAGTCTCACCCTTATCAAGAAATACCTGGAAGATAATCCTGAAGAGAACAATAAACCCTGGCTTTTGGCCTCATATCAGCTACTATGTCTTCGGAACAAGACAGCTATAAACTCGACAGTTAATGATTGTGTCCAATGCCTCAGTAACTCATACCAGGTGATCAAATCGCCTTATTACCTCTCGAAGATCAAATCTATCTCGACAACGAAGGAGAAATACGTGGAAGAGCTTGTCTTGGAAATCGAGCATGATACCTCTCTTGAGAAACCAGAGTTAGAGCCACATGACAGAATGTATTTGGAGAGTTTCATATACAACTATTCTGTTGCACTTCTTTGGGCTGTTGATATTTCAAAGTTGCCGAATCCGTATAGTGTTTATGAGGTTCTTGGAAAATCTCTACGATGTTTCATTTATCAATGTGATTTCAGGTGGATGAATAACCCAGTTGTCGGTGCATCCTCTGAAGCCTTCGAAATATTGGCCAAAGTCTCATATATTGCTAGGTTACCTTTGCCACTTGAGAAGAATGGAATTTGGTATAAAAGAGCTTTAcaacttcaaaaacagGCATACTATCATACCCCAAGCATACTACCAAACCTTGATCAAGCAAAAATTGGTGAAAAAATGTACAACAGATGCAAAGTGAATCTTCTTGTCGGTGAGATTGTTGCCAAAACGTCATTTCTCTTAATATCGAAAGTGATTGAATACAAGAAATTTGACATTTTATCATGTCAAAAGTTAGTATCTGAAATCGTAAGAAATATCGAAAAGATTCCTAAGGGTGATCTGATATGGGCTATTCTCACATGGTCAGTGATCGTATGCGGAGTCTTTGCCACAGAAActgaaaatcaaaaaaagCTTCTTTCATTCCTTGACTACATAAGAGATAAGTTCCATATGTTGCACTTGTTCAACTCCAAAATATTTCTCTTCAAGGCTTGGGaattaccaattaatgACAGGTTGGATATTTTGTTTGACAGGGATAACCTGACCAGGGTCAACGCTTAG
- the MRPL24 gene encoding mitochondrial 54S ribosomal protein bL28m, producing the protein MKIFAGSQRSFSTVSSLFREWRLVESRQVPAPKEYKVGDVKPLYIPKEKKEFPEYPYGESPIYKQSNKGLYGASFIQFGNNIPESKTKTRRSWSPNVIRKGLWSETLNRKISIKMTAKVLRTVTKEGGIDNYLTKEKAARIKELGPTGWKLRYRILQSKEQAKTPVHKDAETVVDANGNEVTVLFKVTVDGEPLRITVGKRKLLHSLYPLEKMEHKADGMFLSYKKFLEDYASREVADIVSRLKELKFDLSTITV; encoded by the coding sequence ATGAAGATATTCGCTGGATCTCAAAGAAGCTTCTCTACAGTAAGCTCGTTGTTCAGAGAATGGAGATTAGTCGAGAGCAGACAGGTTCCTGCTCCTAAGGAGTACAAGGTTGGTGACGTGAAGCCCTTATACAttccaaaggaaaagaaggagttTCCAGAATACCCATATGGTGAATCTCCAATCTATAAGCAAAGCAATAAGGGATTGTATGGTGCATCTTTCATCCAGTTCGGTAACAACATCCCAGAAtcgaaaacgaaaacaagaCGTTCATGGAGTCCCAACGTGATCAGAAAGGGTCTTTGGAGTGAAACATTGAACAGAAAGATTAGTATTAAGATGACAGCCAAGGTTTTGAGAACAGTGACGAAGGAAGGTGGTATTGACAACTACTTGACCAAGGAAAAGGCTGCCAGAATTAAAGAATTGGGACCCACTGGTTGGAAATTGCGTTATAGAATCCTGCAAAGCAAAGAACAGGCTAAAACACCTGTCCACAAGGACGCAGAAACTGTTGTCGATGCCAATGGCAATGAAGTGACCGTTTTATTCAAGGTCACGGTCGATGGTGAGCCATTGAGAATCACTGTTGGTAAGAGAAAGCTACTGCACTCGTTATACCCATTGGAGAAGATGGAGCACAAGGCTGATGGGATGTTTTTGTCATATAAGAAGTTTTTAGAAGACTATGCCTCTCGCGAAGTCGCGGATATTGTGTCAAGACTCAAAGAGTTGAAGTTCGACTTGAGCACAATCACCGTATGA